The sequence AAAGTCTATTAAAACAAAATATCCGCACCTGGAAATTATTCTGATGACTGCATTCGGAAATATTACTGATGCTGTACAGGCTATGAAAAATGGTGCTTATGATTACCTGGTAAAAGGGGATGATAATGAGAAAATTATTCCTTTGGTATATAAAGCATTGGAAAAGGTAAAAGATAATAAAACCAGAATGGTTCAGCCATCCTCATTATTAAAAGGCTTTGGGCAAATTATTGGTAATTCTCCATTGATTCTGTATGCTAAGAAGCTAGCCGAAAAAGTAGCATTAACGGATGCCGCAGTACTTTTAACTGGTGAAACAGGAACCGGAAAAGAAGTTTTCGCCAATGCCATTCATGAAGGAAGTGAAAGAAAGAAAAATAGCTTTGTAGCAATTAATTGTTCAGCCTTCAGTAAAGAAATTCTTGAAAGTGAGCTTTTTGGGCACAAACAAGGAGCTTTTACCGGGGCAATAAGAGATAAGAAAGGATTAATTGAGGAAGCCAATGGCGGAACATTATTTTTGGATGAAATTGGAGAGATGCCCATAGAGCTTCAGGCAAAATTGCTTAGGGTTTTGGAAACCGGAGAGTTTATCAAAATGGGGGAAACTAAGGTTTCCAAATCTGATTTCAGACTCATTGCGGCTACCAATAGAAACCTGGAAAATGAAATAATACAGGGAAATTTCAGGGAAGATCTCTATTTCAGACTGAATGTTTTTGAAATTACACTCCCAGCTTTAAGAGAAAGAAAAGAGGATCTGAAAATACTGACTAAGAATTTTATTGATTTATTTTCAAATAAACTACATCTGCCATCCATTCAGGTTTTGCCGGATTATTATAAAGCTCTTGAGAAAAATGATTGGAAAGGGAATATCAGAGAATTAAGAAATGCTGTAGAACGTAGTCTAATCCTGATGAATGATAATATTCTGGATGCGGAAAGTCTTCCCCATTACTCTGAAAAGACTGTTCCTGAAAGTGATTCTTTAAGTATGAGATCATTGGAAAAAATCCATATCCAAAAAGTATTACAATATACGAAAGGGAATAAGGCAGAAGCGGCCAGGCTCCTTGAAATAGGAATTGCTACACTATATCGCAAACTCGACGAATACGGACTAAAATAAGTTATTTATCATTTTAATAAAGAGCCTATCATTTTGATAGGCTTTTTTGTTTTTATATAGGTTTTTATTTTGATTTAATGATCTGTTTATCAATTGTTTGAGCTCTTTTTTAAAGAATTGGACTTTCTTTTGGCATATAGTCATTGAATAAAATATTTAAAAATGACAATTTCAAAAAAAACGTTTAAAAAACGGGAGCATTCCACTTTTAGTCTGCTGATTGTATCGTACGTATTGTTTACTCTTTTAACCTTAATAATAAAGATATGATGCTGATAAGTTTAATTCTGCTCTTTGCAGTATTGTTTTGGCTTTTATATAAATCAGTTGAATTTTTTGATAGAATATAAATTATGTGGAGTTTATTTTTCCTTTCAGTACTTGCCTTTGTGTATATCTGTTATGTTTTAATGAAACCTGAAAAATTTTAGAGATCATGAATACAGAAATTTTAGGCATCATAGCCATGTTTGCTATCACATTAGTTATCGGAATATTTTTAGGTAAATATATAGCTAATGTCTATGGATACAAAAAAACTTTTCTTGATCCGGTTTTTCAGCCGATTGAAAAGTTAATTTATAAAATATCAGGGATCAATGCCAATCGCCAGATGAACTGGAAGCAGAATATGTATGCGATGCTGGCGATTAACCTGGTTTGGTTTGTAATAGGCTTTATTCTCCTGATGACTCAGGCCTGGTTACCTTTGAATCCAGATGGGAACCCGAATATGTCACCTGATCTGGCTTTTAATACAACCATTTCATTTTTAGTGAACTGTAATTTACAGCATTATTCGGGAGAAACGGGAGTAAGCTATCTGAGCCAGCTTTACCTGATGTTTTTACAGTTTGTAACGGCTGCAACAGGAATGGCTGCTATGGCTGTTCTTTTTAAAGCCTTCAAAGAAAAAACAGCCACAGAACTTGGTAATTTCTATGATTATTTTACTAAGTCAATGATTCGGATTTTAATTCCGATCAGCGTAGTGGTCGCTTTAATTCTTTCTATCAACGGAAGTCCAATGACTTTCGAAGGAAAAGATCATATTACAACATTGGAAGGACAAAAAATAGAGGTCTCCAGAGGTCCTGTGGCTGCTTTTGTTGCCATTAAACATTTGGGAACCAATGGTGGGGGATTCTTCGGAGCCAATTCTGCGCACCCTCTTGAAAACCCTAACTATATAACAAATATGACGGAAATGATCACTCAGATGATTATTCCTTTTGCATTGGTCTTTGCGTTAGGTTTTTATTTAAAGAAAAGAAAGCTATCATGGGTAATTTTTACCGTAATGACCGTTGGTTTTCTTGCACTTGCTGTTCCGAATATCGTTAATGAAACTGGTGGTAATCCTTTGATTACAAAAATGGGAGCAGAGAGTAGCCTTGGAGCGATGGAAGGAAAGGAAATCCGTTTCGGAAG is a genomic window of Chryseobacterium nakagawai containing:
- a CDS encoding sigma-54-dependent transcriptional regulator encodes the protein MSGNILIIDDEIKLLKLLGMILSQENFNVKEASTARSAMTMLEQYDFDVVLSDVRLPDAFGVDLIKSIKTKYPHLEIILMTAFGNITDAVQAMKNGAYDYLVKGDDNEKIIPLVYKALEKVKDNKTRMVQPSSLLKGFGQIIGNSPLILYAKKLAEKVALTDAAVLLTGETGTGKEVFANAIHEGSERKKNSFVAINCSAFSKEILESELFGHKQGAFTGAIRDKKGLIEEANGGTLFLDEIGEMPIELQAKLLRVLETGEFIKMGETKVSKSDFRLIAATNRNLENEIIQGNFREDLYFRLNVFEITLPALRERKEDLKILTKNFIDLFSNKLHLPSIQVLPDYYKALEKNDWKGNIRELRNAVERSLILMNDNILDAESLPHYSEKTVPESDSLSMRSLEKIHIQKVLQYTKGNKAEAARLLEIGIATLYRKLDEYGLK
- the kdpA gene encoding potassium-transporting ATPase subunit KdpA, producing the protein MNTEILGIIAMFAITLVIGIFLGKYIANVYGYKKTFLDPVFQPIEKLIYKISGINANRQMNWKQNMYAMLAINLVWFVIGFILLMTQAWLPLNPDGNPNMSPDLAFNTTISFLVNCNLQHYSGETGVSYLSQLYLMFLQFVTAATGMAAMAVLFKAFKEKTATELGNFYDYFTKSMIRILIPISVVVALILSINGSPMTFEGKDHITTLEGQKIEVSRGPVAAFVAIKHLGTNGGGFFGANSAHPLENPNYITNMTEMITQMIIPFALVFALGFYLKKRKLSWVIFTVMTVGFLALAVPNIVNETGGNPLITKMGAESSLGAMEGKEIRFGSAASGYWSIATTVISTGSVNSMHDSTMPLSGMNELLAMMINCFYGGCGVGILNYFIFIILAVFISGLMVGRTPEFMGKKIEAKEMKIAMIVALFHPFLILVGTALTAYLPEFGAKTLNNPGFHGFSEMLYEFTSSSANNGSGFEGLGDNTPWWNISTGIVLLLSRFIPIIGPVAIAGLLAQKKFIPESSGTLKTDTATFGFMTLAVILLIAALSFFPALTLGPIAEQIQYFSK